The Saccharopolyspora gregorii genomic interval CGTCGGGGTCGTCGCCCAGGTCGCCGGTGTCGCAGAGGATCCGGGGCAGCGGCGTCGAGTGCAGCCTGCCGATGCGCACCCGCCACTCCTGCGGGCCCTCGGCCAGGTACTCCCAGCTGAAGCCGCCGGGGAAGTCCGCTTCGAACTCGCCGCGCAGGGGCTGCGGATCGTGGTCGTTGACCAGGACGACCGCTTCACCGGGGGCGAGCGCGGCGAAGGCGCCGAAGATCGCGGGGTGCTTCTGCGGTTTCGGCAGCGCACGGACGTCGAGCTCCTGCTCGGGCATGGGGCCTCCCGGGCCTGTTTCCACAACGATCGGTTGTATAAACTCTACGACCAGGACCGGCAGCGGAACCAGGGCACCTCCCCGGCCCGCGCTCACGGCCACCACGCGAGGAGATCGTCATGGGCGGGAACCCGGCCCCGGCAGCGTCCGGGCGGCGGCGGGAAGTGCTGGCGCTGCTGCGGGAATCCCGCGCGACGTGGGACATCACCGCGCTCGCGCGACGGCTCGCGGTGCACCCGAACACGATCCGGTTCCACCTGGACGCCCTGGTCGGCGCCGGGCAGGTGGAGCGCGTCGACGCGCGGCGCCCCGGCCCGGGGAGGCCGCCGCTGCTGTTCCGCGCCAAACCGGGCATGGACCCGGCCGGACCGCGCGAGTACCGGCTGCTCGCGGGCATCCTCGTCGACGAGGTCGCGCAGGCCCCCGATCCGGTGCGCAGCGCGGGCGAGGCCGGGCGGCGCTGGGGCGCGCGGCTCGCCGGCGGCACCCCGCGGCCCACCCGGACGGACGCCGTCGAGCACCTGGTGGGCCTGCTCGACGAGCTCGGCTTCCGGCCCGAGACGCGGGCGGGGGGCGCGGAGATCGGGCTGCGGCACTGCCCCTTCCTGGAACTCGCCGAGCAGCAGCGGCAGGTCGTGTGCCAGGTGCACCTCGGCCTCATGCAGGGCGTCACGGCGGCGACGGGTTCCCCGGTGACCGTCGATCGGCTGGACGCGTTCGTGGCGCCCGACCTGTGCGTGGCGCACCTCGCGCCCGAGGAGCGGGGGTGACCGCGGGGTCGGTCGCGGCGGCCGCCACCTTCACCTGGGTCGGCATGGTGCTCGCGATCTCGTTCGTCGAAGCCCCGCTGAAGTTCCGCGCGCCCGGCGTGACCGCGCCGATCGGGCTGGGCATCGGGCGGCTGGTGTTCCGCGCGCTCAACGCCGTCGAGCTCGTGCTCGCGCTGGTCGTGCTGAGCTGCCTCGCCGCGCGGACGCCGCCGGTCGCGACCTGGGTCGCCTCGGGACTCGCCGTGGCCGCGCTGGCGGCGCAGCTGCTGCTGGTGCGGCCGGTGCTGGGCCGGCGCACGCGCGCCGTGCTCGCCGGTCAGGAGCCGCCGCGCTCGCCCGCCCACCTCGCCTACGTCGCGCTGGAGGTCGGCAAGCTCGTCGCGCTGCTGACCGGCGGCGTCCTGCTGCTCACGTCCTGAAGGGGAGACCGTTGGCCACGACCTCGCTCACCGAACTCGCCGCCGAACGGCTCGCCGCCGCCCAGCGCTCCCGCGCGGGACGGGCCGCGAGCACCGTCCACGGCGGGTCGGGGCACGCGTTGCGGCAGGTGCTGCTCGCGCTCACCGCGGGCAGCGCGCTCGCCGACCACGACAGCCCCGGCGAAGCCACGTTGCAGGTGCTGCGCGGTTCGGTCCGGGTCACCACCGGGTCCGATTCCGTCGCGGCGGCGGAAGGCGACCACCTCGCCCTCCCGCGCGAACGGCACGGCCTGACCGCGGTCGGCGACGCCGTGGTGCTGCTGACCGTCGTCGCGGCGACCTCGTGACCCGGCGACCTCGTGACGTGGCCGGTCGCTACCGGCGGATGAGGCCGCGGTCGACGGCCACGGCCACCGCCGCCGTGCGGGAGTCCACGCCGAGCTTGCCGTAGATGTGCACCAGGTGGGACTTCACCGTGGCCTGGCTGAGGAACAGCCGCTTGCTGATCCGCTGGTTCGACAGGCCGTCCGCGACGAGCTCCAGCACCTCCGTCTCGCGACGGCTCAGCGCGGTGCCGGGCGTGCGCATCCGGTCCATCAGGCGGTGCGCGATGGCCGGCGCCAGCGCGGACTGGCCGGCGGCGGCGGTGCGCACGGCCGCGGCCAGCTCCTCCGGCGGTGCGTCCTTGAGCAGGTAGCCGGTGGCTCCGGCTTCGACCGCGGCGAGGATGTCGGCGTCGGTGTCGTAGGTGGTCAGCACCAGCACGCGGGGCGCGTCCGGCAGCGCCGTGATGGCGGCGGTCGCGTCCGAGCCGTGCATGCCCGCGCCGAACCGGAGGTCCATCAGCACCACGTCGACCTGTTCGGTGCCGGCGAGCGCGACGGCGCGTTCGGCGCTGGCGGCCTCGGCGACCACCTCGAAGTCCGGTTCGGTGTCGAGCACGGCGCGCAGGCCGGTGCGCACCACCGGGTGGTCGTCGGCCAGCAGCAACCGGATGGTCCCGCTCATCGCACGTCCCCTTCCGCCGCGGGCCTGCGCGGGAAGCTCACCGCGAGCGCGGTGCCCTGCCCCGGCGCGGACTCCACGCTCAACGTGCCACCGAGCGCGCGGGCCCGCGCCCGCATCGCGGCCAGCCCGAAACCGCCGTCGACGCGCCCGGCACCGGACTCCGCCGCCGGGTCGAACCCGATCCCGTCGTCCACCAGGTCGAGCGCGACGCGGGTGTCCATGTAGGTCAGCGTCATCTCCGCCGCCGCGGCCCGCGCGTGCCGGACGGTGTTGGCCAGCGCGGACTGCGCGATCCGCAGCAGCGCCACCTCGAACGGGGTGGGGATCTCTGCCGGTTCGCCGTCCAGGTGGAACCGGACCGCGGCCCCGGAATGCGCCGAGGTGGTGGCGCACAACCGTTCCAGCGCCGCCGGCAGCGATCCCCCTTCCAGGTCGGGCGGGGTGAGGGCGTGCACGAAACGCCGGGCCTCCGCCAGGTTGTCCTGCGCCTCCCCGCGGGCCCGGAGCACGTGGTCCGCGGCCAGGTCCGGCTGGTCGGGCAGGGCGCGTTCGGCGGCGCGCAGCAGCAGCTGGATGCTGGAGAGGCCCTGCGCGAGGGTGTCGTGGATCTCCTTCGCCAGCCGCTCCCGTTCCGCGAGCACGCCCGCGGAGCGCTCGGCCGCGGCGAGGTCGTGGCGGGCCGCGGTGAGCTCCTCGATCAGCTCGCGGCGCTGCTCGCTCTCCCGGTGCAGGGCCTGGTAGCCGAGCACGACGGCCACCGCGACGGCCGCGCCGAGCGCGGGGCCGAGCGCCGCCGCCGGGGTGAAACCGCCCTGGTGCCAGGCGAAACCGGCGATCGCGAACACCGTGGTGAGCAGCACCACCGGCAGTCCGGAGCGGTCCGGCAGCAGGTGCAGCTGCAGGAAGAACAGCGGGAACGCCAGCCACACCCCGTCGGGCGTGAGCCACAGCAGCACCAGCCACACCGCGCCGAGCAGGCCGAGCCACACCGCCGCGGCCCACTTCGACCGGCTCACCCCGGGCAGCAGCGGGCCGGTGGCGTACACGGCGGCCAGCGCGGTGGCGGCGGCGATCACCGCGCCGGGGTGCGGCAGGTCGGTGGTGACGGCGTGCACGACGGCCAGCACGAGCAGGCCCGCCATCAGCAGGTGCAGGCACAGGCGCAACGCGCGCAGCGGTCGGGTGAGCGTCAGCGGGTCCACGGTGTTCCCAGGCTACGTGCTGGTCAGGGCGGTGCATCGATCGAAAGGTTGATTCGCGCCCGCACCTTTCGACACCGCGGAGCCGACCGGCGGCGCGATGTTCCGCGGCGTCCCCCGGCCGAGTGTTGGTGCCGTGCCGGGCAGGAACCCGGCCGGAACGTGAGAGAAAGGCACTCGACCGTGTTCGTCGCCACCAGAGACCTCCGGTTCGCGAAGGGGCGGTTCGCCCTGATGGGGACCGTCATCATCCTGATGACCCTGCTCGTCGGGTTGCTGTCCGGCCTGACCGCGGGCCTGGGCCGGGAGAGCACCTCGGCCATCACCGACCTGCCCGCCGACCACGTGGTGTTCTCCGCGCCGGCGGAGGGCCAGGAGCCGACCTTCACCGAGTCCGAAGTGGACCGGCAGCAGTGGGAGCGGTGGCGCGAGGTTCCCGGCGTGCACCGCGCGGACCCGCTGGGCATCGCCACCGCCAAGGTGCGGTCCGGCACGAACAGCACCGCGCTGGCCACCTTCGGCGTCGAGCCCGGCTCCGCGCTGGTGCCCGCGGGCGGCGCCGTCGGTCCCGGGGAGGTCGTGCTCTCCGAAGGGGCCGCCGACGACCTCGACGTCGGCGCCGGGGACGCCATCACCGCGTCGGGACAGGAGCTGCGGGTGACCGCCGTGTCCGGCGACGCGTCCTACAGCCACAACCCGGTCGTGTGGACGAGCCTCGCCGACTGGCAGCGGCTGTCGCCCGGCAGCGAGCGGCAGGCGACCGTGATCGCCCTCGGCAGCGACGACGGCGCCGACCTCGCGACCGCCGACGCGCGGCTGGGCACCAGCACCGCCACCACCGCAGGCGCCCTGTCGGCGATCAGCTCGTACAGCTCGGAGAACGGGTCGCTGCAGCTGATGCAGGCGTTCCTGTTCGTGATCTCCGCGCTGGTCATCGGCGCCTTCTTCACCGTGTGGACCATCCAGCGCGGCGGGGACGTCGCGGTGCTCAAGGCGCTCGGCGCCACCACCCGCTACCTGCTGCGCGACGCGCTCGGGCAGGCCGTGGTGCTGCTCGTCGGCGGCACCGCCATCGGCACCGGCCTCGCCGCCGCGATCGGCGCGGTCGCCGTGGGCACCGTCCCGTTCGTGCTGGAGGTCGGCACGGTGCTGCCGCCCGCCGCCGTGATGGTCGTGCTGGGCGCGCTCGGCGCGGCGCTGTCGGTCCGGCGCATCACCGCGGTCGATCCGCTGACCGCCCTGTCCACCCGCTGATCACCCTGTCCACCCGCTGATCACCCTGTCCACCCGCTGATCGCCCTGTCCACCCGCTGATCACCCGGCCACCGGCTGATCACCCGGCCAACCCGCTGATCGGGCCGTCCCGCTGATCGCCCGGCCGGCCCGCTGATCACCTCGAACCAGGAGCCAGTCATGAGCTTGCAGTTGCGCGACATCACCCTCACCTACCCCGACGGCGGTTCCCGGCTCACCGCCGTGGACCACGCCGACCTGGACGTGCCCGCCGGTTCGGTGACGGCGGTGATCGGCCCGTCCGGCTCGGGCAAGTCCAGCCTGCTCGCCGTCGCCGCCGCGCTGGTCACGCCCGACTCCGGCCGGGTCGTCGTGGACGGCACCACCGTCACCGGCATGAACCAGGCGCAGCTGACGGCGGTGCGGCGGGAGAAGATCGGCATCGTCTTCCAGCAGCCGAACCTGATCGCCTCGCTGACCGCGGCCGAGCAGCTGCAGGTCATGGCGCACCTCGACGGCCGCTCGGCGCGCGACGCGCGGGACCGCGCGGTGGAACTGCTGGACGCGGTGGGCCTGTCCGGCGAGAAGGACCGCAGGCCGCACCAGCTCTCCGGCGGGCAGCGGCAGCGCGTCAACATCGCCCGCGCGCTGATGAACGACCCGGCGGTGCTGCTCGTCGACGAGCCGACCAGCGCGCTCGACCACGAGCGCGGGGCCGCCGTGATCGACCTGATCACCACGCTGACCCACCGCCGCGCCACCGCGACCGTGCTGGTCACGCACGACACCACCCACCTCAGCGGGGTGGACCAGGTCGCCGAGGTCCTCGACGGCCGGGTCCGCGTGCCCGCGGCGAGCTGAGGGGACACGATCATGCGGAAGAACTTCTTCGCCGCGGTGGGCTACGCGGTGCTGGGCCTGCTGGCCGGGGTGTACTACCGCGAGCTGACCAAGGCGCAGGACTTCGTCGGTGACACGCAGCTCTCGGTGCTGCACACCCACCTGCTGGTGCTCGGCACCCTGGTGTTCCTGCTGGTCCTGCTGTTCGAGCGGGTCGCCGGGCCGTCCCGGAGCAGGTGGTTCGGCCGGTTCTTCTGGACCTACAACGCCGGGCTGCTGGTCACCACGGGCGGCATGGCGGTGCACGGCACCAGGACCGTGCTGGGCGAGCCGACGGGCGCCGCGCTCGCCGGCGCCTCCGGGCTCGGCCACGTCCTGCTGACCGTCGGCCTGGCCTGCCTGTTCACGGCGATCCACCGCACCCTGCCCGCCCCGGACCACGCCCAGCGGCGCTGAGCCCCGCCGCCACCGGAGTGAACGGACCGTTCGTCCAACTAGATCGGACGAACGGTCCGTTCACTCCCTCCGCGGCGTCGGCGGGTCGACGGGGAACGTGGCGACCGGGCGCGGCCCTCCCCCAGCTCGCCGCGCTGCTCGGCACCGGGCACCTTCGCGGCGGACCGGCCGCCCGAGCGCCACCACCGACGCGGGACCGACACCCCGGCCAGGCTGGTGAGCTGGGCCGATACCATGTCCGGGTGAGTGAAGCGGTGGACGAGAATCACGAGGACCTGCCGGAGCAGATGCGCATCCGGCGGGAGAAGCTGGACCGGCTGCGGGAGAGCGGAGTCGACCCCTACCCGGTCGGTTACCCGCGCACCACCTCGATCGGGCCCGTCCGCGAGAGTCACGAGGGCCTCGAACCGGACGTCGCCACCGGCGATCGGGTGTCGGTCACCGGCCGGGTGCTGCTGTACCGCACCGGCGGCAAGCTGTGCTTCGCCACCATCCGCGACGACAGCGGCTCCATCCAGATCATGCTCGCGCTGGACAAGATCGGCGCGGAGGCCCTGGACTCCTGGAAGGCCGACGTGGACCTCGGCGACCACGTGGGCATCACCGGCGAGGTGATCACCTCCAAGCGCGGCGAGCTCTCGATCATGGCCGACTCGTGGGCGTTGACGTCCAAGTGCCTGCGGCCGCTGCCGGAGAAGCACAAGGGCCTCACCGACCCCGAGGCCCGGGTGCGGCAGCGCTACGTGGACCTGATCGTCAACCCCGAGGCGCGGCAGCTGGCGCACCAGCGCGGCAAGGCCGTGCAGGCCCTGCGCTCGGTGCTGCTCGGCCGCGACTACCTCGAGGTCGAGACCCCGATGCTGCAGCAGGTGCACGGCGGCGCCACGGCCCGGCCGTTCACCACGCACATCAACGCCTACGACCTCGACCTGTACCTGCGGATCGCGCCGGAGCTGTACCTGAAGCGGCTCGTGGTCGGTGGGGTGGAGAAGGTCTTCGAGATCAACCGGAATTTCCGCAACGAGGGCGCGGACTCCACGCACAATCCCGAGTTCACCATGCTGGAGTTCTACGAGGCCTACGGGGACTACGACACGGCCGCGGAGCTCACCACCGAACTGTTCCGGCAGGCCGCGAAGGCCGTGTTCGGCGACATGGTGGTGCGCCACCCGGAGCACGGGGACATCGACCTGGGCGCCGAATGGCCGTCGATCACGCTGTACGGCTCGGTCGGCGAGGCGCTCGGCGAGGAGATCACCACCGCCACCCCGGTCGAGCGGCTGCGGGAGCTGGCCGATGCCAGGGAGATCGCCTGGGATCCGGCGTGGGGCCCGGGCAAGCTGGTGGAGCACCTGTTCGAGGAGCTCGTCGAGCACACCCTGATCCGGCCGACCTACGTGCGCGATTTCCCGTTGGAGACGAGCCCGCTGACCCGCCAGCACCGGCAGGACCCGCTGCTGACGGAGAAGTGGGACCTGATCGGGTTCGGCATGGAGCTCGGCACCGGCTTCTCCGAACTGGTCGATCCGGTGGAGCAGCGGCGCAGGCTCACCGAGCAGTCCCTGCTCGCCGCCGGCGGTGATGCCGAGGCGATGCAGCTCGACGAGGACTTCCTGCGCGCCCTGGAGTACGGCATGCCGCCGACCGGCGGGGTCGGCATCGGCATCGACCGGATGCTGATGGCGTTCACCGGCAAGGGGATCCGGGAGACGATCCTGTTCCCGATGGTCAAGCCCGGCTGAAGCCCGGTTCCCGTGGCGGGGCGGTGCGCGTGGTCGCACCGCCCCGTTGCGCGTCTCAGACCGCGGTGAGCACGGTGCTGACGACGAGCAGCCCGCACATCCCGAAGTTCACCACCCGGTGGGCGAGGAAGACCGCCACGAATTCGCGGATCGTGGCGCTCGGCCAGAAGTAGCGCGCCGTCGGCGAACCGATCACCTGGGCGTTCACGCCTTCCTTGCGGGCGATCCGGGCGGCCCGCATCACGTGGAAGTTGTTCGTCACGACCAGCGCGCGGTGCTCCGGGCGGTGCTCGCGCATGATGGCCGCGCTGAACCGCAGGTTCTCCTCGGTGCTGCGCGACCGGTCCTCGACCAGGATCCGCTCGGGCGGCGCCCCGTTCGCGATGAGGTGGTCGGCCATGGCGCGCGCCTCCGGGACGTCCTCACCGGGACCTTGCCCTCCGGAGGTGACCAGCACCGGCTCGCGCCCCTTCTCCTGCTGCGCGCGGAACTCGGCGAGGCCCTTGTCGAGCCTGCTCGCCAGCAGCGGCGGCACCCGCGAACCGATCAGCCCCGAGCCGAGCACCACGATGAAGTCGACGCGGCGGCGGTGCGGGAACGCGCCGTAGACGAGCGAGTAGAGCAGGAAGCACGCGAACAGCACCGAGACGTAGCCGATCACCTTGCCCGTGGCGTCCATCGTCACTTCCAGCGGTGCCCACCCGATGGTGCCCGCGATCCCGCGCAGCACCACGAAGCCGATGATCCCGACCCCGGCGGCCAGCGACAGCACGTTCGCGAGCCGCCTGCCCTCCCGCCGCAGCATCGTCACGCCGTTGAGGACGAGGAACACCGCGAGCGCCAAGGTGGTCAGCGGGATCAGCAGGGCCAGCACGATCAGCACCACCGCCGCCGCCGATTCCGAGTACGTGGCCAGCCACATCAGCAGGCCGCCGACCAAGAACAGGCAGGCCAGGAACAG includes:
- a CDS encoding helix-turn-helix transcriptional regulator, with the protein product MGGNPAPAASGRRREVLALLRESRATWDITALARRLAVHPNTIRFHLDALVGAGQVERVDARRPGPGRPPLLFRAKPGMDPAGPREYRLLAGILVDEVAQAPDPVRSAGEAGRRWGARLAGGTPRPTRTDAVEHLVGLLDELGFRPETRAGGAEIGLRHCPFLELAEQQRQVVCQVHLGLMQGVTAATGSPVTVDRLDAFVAPDLCVAHLAPEERG
- a CDS encoding cupin domain-containing protein, which gives rise to MATTSLTELAAERLAAAQRSRAGRAASTVHGGSGHALRQVLLALTAGSALADHDSPGEATLQVLRGSVRVTTGSDSVAAAEGDHLALPRERHGLTAVGDAVVLLTVVAATS
- a CDS encoding response regulator, which encodes MSGTIRLLLADDHPVVRTGLRAVLDTEPDFEVVAEAASAERAVALAGTEQVDVVLMDLRFGAGMHGSDATAAITALPDAPRVLVLTTYDTDADILAAVEAGATGYLLKDAPPEELAAAVRTAAAGQSALAPAIAHRLMDRMRTPGTALSRRETEVLELVADGLSNQRISKRLFLSQATVKSHLVHIYGKLGVDSRTAAVAVAVDRGLIRR
- a CDS encoding sensor histidine kinase, whose translation is MDPLTLTRPLRALRLCLHLLMAGLLVLAVVHAVTTDLPHPGAVIAAATALAAVYATGPLLPGVSRSKWAAAVWLGLLGAVWLVLLWLTPDGVWLAFPLFFLQLHLLPDRSGLPVVLLTTVFAIAGFAWHQGGFTPAAALGPALGAAVAVAVVLGYQALHRESEQRRELIEELTAARHDLAAAERSAGVLAERERLAKEIHDTLAQGLSSIQLLLRAAERALPDQPDLAADHVLRARGEAQDNLAEARRFVHALTPPDLEGGSLPAALERLCATTSAHSGAAVRFHLDGEPAEIPTPFEVALLRIAQSALANTVRHARAAAAEMTLTYMDTRVALDLVDDGIGFDPAAESGAGRVDGGFGLAAMRARARALGGTLSVESAPGQGTALAVSFPRRPAAEGDVR
- a CDS encoding ABC transporter permease, coding for MGTVIILMTLLVGLLSGLTAGLGRESTSAITDLPADHVVFSAPAEGQEPTFTESEVDRQQWERWREVPGVHRADPLGIATAKVRSGTNSTALATFGVEPGSALVPAGGAVGPGEVVLSEGAADDLDVGAGDAITASGQELRVTAVSGDASYSHNPVVWTSLADWQRLSPGSERQATVIALGSDDGADLATADARLGTSTATTAGALSAISSYSSENGSLQLMQAFLFVISALVIGAFFTVWTIQRGGDVAVLKALGATTRYLLRDALGQAVVLLVGGTAIGTGLAAAIGAVAVGTVPFVLEVGTVLPPAAVMVVLGALGAALSVRRITAVDPLTALSTR
- a CDS encoding ABC transporter ATP-binding protein, with the translated sequence MSLQLRDITLTYPDGGSRLTAVDHADLDVPAGSVTAVIGPSGSGKSSLLAVAAALVTPDSGRVVVDGTTVTGMNQAQLTAVRREKIGIVFQQPNLIASLTAAEQLQVMAHLDGRSARDARDRAVELLDAVGLSGEKDRRPHQLSGGQRQRVNIARALMNDPAVLLVDEPTSALDHERGAAVIDLITTLTHRRATATVLVTHDTTHLSGVDQVAEVLDGRVRVPAAS
- a CDS encoding DUF2871 domain-containing protein yields the protein MRKNFFAAVGYAVLGLLAGVYYRELTKAQDFVGDTQLSVLHTHLLVLGTLVFLLVLLFERVAGPSRSRWFGRFFWTYNAGLLVTTGGMAVHGTRTVLGEPTGAALAGASGLGHVLLTVGLACLFTAIHRTLPAPDHAQRR
- the lysX gene encoding bifunctional lysylphosphatidylglycerol synthetase/lysine--tRNA ligase LysX; protein product: MSEAVDENHEDLPEQMRIRREKLDRLRESGVDPYPVGYPRTTSIGPVRESHEGLEPDVATGDRVSVTGRVLLYRTGGKLCFATIRDDSGSIQIMLALDKIGAEALDSWKADVDLGDHVGITGEVITSKRGELSIMADSWALTSKCLRPLPEKHKGLTDPEARVRQRYVDLIVNPEARQLAHQRGKAVQALRSVLLGRDYLEVETPMLQQVHGGATARPFTTHINAYDLDLYLRIAPELYLKRLVVGGVEKVFEINRNFRNEGADSTHNPEFTMLEFYEAYGDYDTAAELTTELFRQAAKAVFGDMVVRHPEHGDIDLGAEWPSITLYGSVGEALGEEITTATPVERLRELADAREIAWDPAWGPGKLVEHLFEELVEHTLIRPTYVRDFPLETSPLTRQHRQDPLLTEKWDLIGFGMELGTGFSELVDPVEQRRRLTEQSLLAAGGDAEAMQLDEDFLRALEYGMPPTGGVGIGIDRMLMAFTGKGIRETILFPMVKPG
- a CDS encoding YdcF family protein, which gives rise to MLFLIPAAVLFVIFGIGFAYERRLVRNGVYLFLACLFLVGGLLMWLATYSESAAAVVLIVLALLIPLTTLALAVFLVLNGVTMLRREGRRLANVLSLAAGVGIIGFVVLRGIAGTIGWAPLEVTMDATGKVIGYVSVLFACFLLYSLVYGAFPHRRRVDFIVVLGSGLIGSRVPPLLASRLDKGLAEFRAQQEKGREPVLVTSGGQGPGEDVPEARAMADHLIANGAPPERILVEDRSRSTEENLRFSAAIMREHRPEHRALVVTNNFHVMRAARIARKEGVNAQVIGSPTARYFWPSATIREFVAVFLAHRVVNFGMCGLLVVSTVLTAV